One region of Triticum aestivum cultivar Chinese Spring chromosome 6B, IWGSC CS RefSeq v2.1, whole genome shotgun sequence genomic DNA includes:
- the LOC123134565 gene encoding uncharacterized protein, protein MAMGKKPSKVDGAACRRHWRQGAPGVCPLCLRERLSGLSTSASLPSVVARGEAASRSSCCSDSDSEASSTEASTGASSGSASPGFHREIRRAARPSLLMRHERVVTVDGDEAVLVMRRRRERPATSFWTKLLRAATGGKKAVDGCSLAHSKTIEAADRSSAAATKWIVF, encoded by the coding sequence ATGGCGATGGGCAAGAAGCCGAGCAAGGTTGACGGCGCGGCGTGCCGGCGGCACTGGCGGCAGGGGGCGCCCGGGGTGTGCCCGCTCTGCCTGCGGGAGCGCCTGTCGGGCCTCTCAACCTCGGCGTCGCTGCCGTCCGTCGTCGCGCGCGGGGAGGCGGCTTCTCGCTCCTCCTGCTGCTCGGACTCGGACTCGGAGGCGTCGTCTACGGAGGCGTCCACCGGCGCGTCGTCGGGGTCCGCGAGCCCCGGGTTCCACCGGGAGATCAGGCGCGCCGCGAGGCCGTCGCTGCTGATGCGCCACGAGCGGGTGGTGACCGTGGACGGCGACGAGGCGGTGCTGGTGAtgagaaggaggagggagaggccaGCCACGAGCTTCTGGACGAAGCTTCTGCGCGCGGCGACCGGGGGCAAGAAGGCCGTCGACGGATGCTCGCTGGCGCATTCCAAGACGATCGAGGCCGCGGACAGGAGCAGCGCAGCTGCCACGAAGTGGATCGTATTCTAG